Within the Glycine soja cultivar W05 chromosome 3, ASM419377v2, whole genome shotgun sequence genome, the region CGACATagcaaaatactaaaaaatgtCAAAGGACAAAGTTTCCGGTGATCCAAGACGCGCAGTGTGCACAGGCATCACCATCTTCCTCCTCTTAGCCGGCGTCACTCTCCTAGTCCTCTGGCTGGTCTACCGTCCCCACAAGCCGCGCTTCACAGTAATCGGCGCCGCCGTCTACGACCTAAACACCACCACCCCACCGCTGATGTCGACCACCGTGCAGTTCTCCGTCCTCATAAAGAACCCGAACAGGCGTGTCTCCATTTACTACGACAGGTTCTCCGCCTTTGTCTCGTACAGGAACCAGGCCATAACGCCGCAGGTTCTGCTGCCGCCTCTGCACCAGGAGAAGCGAAGCTCGGTGT harbors:
- the LOC114407841 gene encoding NDR1/HIN1-like protein 12 produces the protein MSKDKVSGDPRRAVCTGITIFLLLAGVTLLVLWLVYRPHKPRFTVIGAAVYDLNTTTPPLMSTTVQFSVLIKNPNRRVSIYYDRFSAFVSYRNQAITPQVLLPPLHQEKRSSVSVSPVMGGTALPVSVEVSDGLAVDEAYGLVGLRLIFEGRVRWKAGAIKTAHYGLYVKCDVLMGLKKGLVGQVPLLGVTPCHVHL